Part of the Oscillibacter hominis genome is shown below.
ACCGCAGCAGACCTGAAGCAGCAGGCGACCTATGCGGATATCGGCTGGGATTTCGACAAGGTGTGGAGCATGGATGCCGTCTTAGGGCGTCCCGTGCTGAAAAACGTGGCAGAAAAGTCCGTCCAGCGGGAGATCACCACGGCTGACACCATTTGGCGCTATCTGGATGACGGAGCAGATCCCGCTGCCGGGAAAGACAGCCGCACGGCCTGGACGCTGCCCTCTTTTGATGACAGCAGCTGGTCCGTCGGCAAGGGCAGCTTCGGCGCGAAGAAGGGCGCTGTGTCCGACCTGGGCGGAGGCTGTGTCCCCAACACCCTGCTGCGCCAGTACAAAGCTGACGGCAAAACCGATAAGGAAGCATTCTTCTTCCGCACCACAGTCACCGTGGACAACCCCTCGGACATTGAGGCCATCACCGGCAGCATTACCTATGACGATGCCGCGATCGTCTATCTCAACGGCCAGGTCATCGCCGCTTTTGATGCGGACAATATCACGGAAAACCTGCAATATGGCGGTTCCAACGCCTCTGACCCCAAGGTGGGCATCATCTCTGCCACTGGTGCCGCCCGCATCGCTTCCCTGTTGAAAGCAGGCGAGAACACCGTGGCCGTGGAACTGCATCAGGGGCGGGCTGAAAGTTCTGACATCTACATGGATATGACATCTTTTGTTTTTGAAAAGGTTCATGTAGTAGAGCAGAACAGCATCTCCCTGTCTCCCGGATCCAATGAATCGCAGATGAACTTCTCCTGGTATGCTTCCACAGAGGAAGCGGGCACGGTTCTGGTGGCCAAGACATCTCAGTTGGCAGACGGCGCCATGCCCGCGGATGCGCAGCAGGTAACGGCGCAGTCTGCGGAGAGCAACAAGTCCGGCTTCTATTCCAACCAGTGTACTGTCACGGGGCTGGAAGCCGACACGGAGTACGCCTATCAGCTTGTGAATGGAAGTACTGTTTCTCCGGTCTATCGCTTCACCACGGCGCAAAGCGGCGCGTTCAAGTTCCTGTTTGCGGGTGATCCCCAGCTGGGCGCCAGCGGGGACCTGACCAGCGACAACAGCGGCTGGGCCTCCACCCTGGCGGCTGCCGCGCAGAAGGTGCCTGACGCAGCCTTCCTGCTGTCTGCCGGAGACCAGGTGAACACCGCCGACAATGAGGCCCAGTACAGTGCCTATCTGGAGCAAACGCAGTTATATAACCTGCCGGTGGCCACTGTGGTGGGCAACCATGACTCCGCCAGCAACGCCTATGGCCAGCACTTTAATGTGGCCAACGAGAGTTCCTACGGCCGCACCAATGCCGGCGGCGACTACTGGTTCTGCTATAACGGTGTGCTGTTCATGGTTCTGAACGTCAACAACATGAGTGCTGCTGAGCATCAGGCGTTCATGAAGAATGCCATCGACAAGAACCAGGATGCCTCCTGGAAGGTTGTGGCTATGCACCATTCCGTGTACAGCGTGGCCAACCATGCCACAGAAAGCGATATTCTCCAACGGAGAAATGAGCTGGTTCCCATCTTCAAGGCGTTGGATGTGGATGTGGTGCTTCAGGGCCATGACCATGTCTATGTCCGCAGCTATATGATGGACGGTCTGACCCCCGTTGCCGATCCCGCGGAATACGACACCCCGGAGATGAACAGCGTCACCGATACTGACGATATCCTGTACATTACCGCTAACTCCGCCTCCGGTAGCAAGTATTATGAAATCAAGAACGAGTCCTTTGACTATGCGGCTGTCAAGAGTCAGGAGCACGCTCCCACCTATTCCGAGGTGTCTGTTTCGGCTTCTCAGTTCCGCATCACCACTTACCGAACCAACGATGGCACTGTGCTGGATACCTTCGCCATTAACCGCTCCGCAGAAGAGCCGGTGGTAACCGGTATTGAAGTCACAACGGCTCCCAGCAAGCTCAGCTACACCGCTGGCGAGAACTTCAGCGCAGCTGGCATGGTCGTCACCGCTGCTTATTCCGACGGCACTTCCCGGGCGGTGACGGACTATACCGTCACCCCCGACCGGGCACTGACCGCCGATGACACCGCTGTTACCATCTCCTATCAGGGCTTCACCGCCCGGGTGGCCATCACGGTTACGGAAAGCAGTGGTTCTGGTTCCGGCGGCTCTGGAAGTTCCGGTAGTTCCGCAACTTATGTCATCACGGTGAAGAGTGCTGCAAACGGCACAATTTCCGTCAGTCACAAGAGTGCGACCAAAAATGACACAGTTGCCATCACGGTAAAGCCTGACGCAGGCTATGAGCTGGACACCCTGAAGGCATTCGACAAGAATGGCGATAAGGTCAAGGTAGTTGAGAAGAACGGCAAGTACACCTTCACTATGCCCGCTTCCAAGGTCACTGTCGAGGCAACCTTTGTTGAGAGCAAGACTCTGGACAATCCCTTTACGGATGTAAACGAGGATGCTTATTACTTCGATGCCGTCCTGTGGGCCGTGAAGAACGGCGTGACCAGCGGCACCACTGCTACGACCTTCGCGCCCAGCGCCACCTGCACCCGTGCTCAGGCTGTGACCTTCCTGTGGCGTGCCATGGGCAGCCCTGAGCCTACCATGACCGGCAATCCCTTCTCCGACGTGGCCGCGAACACCTATTACTACAAGGCTGTCCTGTGGGCCGTGGAGCAGGGCATCACCGTCGGCACTACCGACACGACGTTTTCTCCCAATGCACATTGCAGTCGTGCTCAGATTGTCACCTTCCTGTGGCGTTCTGCCGAATCCCCCAAGGCATCTGCTGTTAATCCCTTCGCAGATGTGGCTACCGATGCTTACTACGCCGACGCTGTCCTGTGGGCAGCCGAGGAAGGCATCACCAGCGGTACCACTGAAACTACTTTCAGCCCCAATGCTGATTGCACCCGCGCTCAGATCGTCACCTTCCTGTGGCGAGCTATGGCTGAGTAAGCAAATCTCAATTAGTTGAAAACGGCGGAGAACATTTTTGTTCTCCGCCGTTTTCTTTCTATTGAAACCAAATACCTATGGAACGGAATAACCCCGTTCTGCGGGGCCGAAGCCAACGCCGCCAGAGGCGGCGTTGGCGCAAGCATAGCGCAAAGATATCTTTTGCGCGCTTGCAGTGGGAAACCCCAGTCCCCAATGCCGCCTGCAGGCGGAAGTTTTCGGCGCCAAAACACCGAAAAAGCAGAATGAATATTGTGCCTGTCAATGTTATTCGTCTCGCTGTGTTATACAAAAAGGACTTCTGGCAATGTTGCCGGAAGTCCTTTTTAACAGGATCGGGTTCGGCAATACTGCCAAACCCGCTTTTGATTCAATTTTTCAGAACGATATCAATATAATCGGCACCCTGTTCCCTGGCCAGCCTGCCCAAACAGCGGATCTGGTTAATGGCGTCGCTGTTTTCTCGTTTATAGGAGATGATGGCACGAATCCACTTGGCCAGCGAAACTACCCAGGACACCACTGCAAGGATCAGCAAAGCGAAAAGTATGCCATCGGCCAGGAGTGTGTGAGCCAGATACCACTGACGAAACAGCGTGGGGACCAGCAAGGCGTACAGCAGCGGGCCGGAGAGCCGCAGGACTTTGACCAAACGGAACAGAATCGCAAGAAGTGAAATTCCCGCCCAAAGGACAATATGAAGCATCGGCGTACCTCCTTCAAATCGTTTGCGGTATGTTACCATCAGTGGGCAGACAATTCAAGAGTCTGTTCGTCGATTGTTTTGTCGTTCATAAAATTGCAGATCAATCGCAAAACCGCTTTCGGCAGCATTGCCGAAAGCGGTTTTCTTTAGCTTGAGGGTGTCTGCTTGGACACCCTGTTTTCGTATTTCACCGACAATCCCCCCAAATGTGGACAGCAGGGTGTCAACAACGACACCCTGTTTTAAGTTTTCACGTCGTTGAAAACTTTATTTTCCGCTCGTGTTTCGTTTTGGCACCTGCTTTGTGAAAAGGAGTCTTGAGAAAGCAAAAGAGGAGTGACGCCATGAGTAAGCAATGCCAGCGCACCTGCGTCTGCAAGCAAATCTATCTTCTAATGAATCTGGAGTAGGCCGTCGTTCGCCACACAACGCCCCGTGTGCCAATATTGTGGTGAGAAAGGGATGGGTGCCCCATCGCCAGCTCTCACCCAACGTGCGGCCTTTGTGGGCAGAAAATCGGGTTTGATGAATTCGTCAAACCCGGTCAATAGCCAAATCGGGCCGCGGATGACGGCTATTCGGGAGCCAACTTCAACCGCCCGGATTTTCAGCGCATGATCACCGACATGGAGAACGGTGAGATCGGCATTATCATCACCAAAGACTTATCCCGTCTCGGGCGAAACCAGCTCCACACCGGCCTGTACATCGAGGAACGGTTCCCCATGTTCGGCGTCCGCTACATCGCCATCAACGACAATGTGGACACCGACAGCAGCGAGAGCAACGACCTGATGCACTTTAAGAACCTGTTCAACGAGTGGTTCGTGCGGGATACCAGCCGTAAGATCCGCGCAGTGAACCGTGCCAAAGCAGAGCGGGGTGAGCGGCTGGGCACCAGAGCGCTCTACGGCTACCGCAAGGACGAGAATGACAGAAAGAAGCTGGTAGTGGACGAAAAGCCGCCGCTGTGGTACGCCGCATCTTCGCCCTGTGTGCTGCTGGCAAAGGTCCCAGCTAAATCGCCCGGTTGCTGAAAAAAGAGCAGGTGCTGTGTCCCACGGCCTATGCCTACAAAACCTTCGGTGTCGCCCACAGCAGTCTGAATCTGAACGATCCTTATGGTTGGTCTGACAGAACTATCGCTGGTATGCTGGAAAATGAGATATACCTTGGCAATACCGTCAACATGAAGTATAGCACCAAGTCCTACAAGGATAAGCGGAAAGTCGAACACCCCAGGGAGGAGTGCCTGGTATTTGAGAATACCCACCCGGCATTGGTGGCCAGGG
Proteins encoded:
- a CDS encoding molecular chaperone GrpE yields the protein MLHIVLWAGISLLAILFRLVKVLRLSGPLLYALLVPTLFRQWYLAHTLLADGILFALLILAVVSWVVSLAKWIRAIISYKRENSDAINQIRCLGRLAREQGADYIDIVLKN